The genomic DNA CTCTAGTTCCAAAAGGTTTCCTGAAGTCATTTCACAAGGTGTAACATGATAAACTATAATTTATTATTTCCTCAAGACCATTTCATCTTCTTGGGAGAAACTGGTAGGTAAGTGTGTGATGGGGAAGAAGGGAGTTCCACCTCACCTTCCAGATGTAGGCATTGTGATCACTGGACCCACTGACCAAGAACTGGTCATCTGGACTGACGCTAGACGTAATGTAGAAGCTTGAGTTGAGGTGGCCGTTGAAGATGGACACTGTAGAGAAGAAAGAACTCCGTAATGAACAGCTGTCCAAGAACAGCAGCCCTGCATCTCAAAATGTACAGTTAAATCAGTAGCTGAGTCTGGGAAACCAAAGGACCACCATTTATCTTATAGCAAATCTGGATACAAACAGCAGCTCAGGGACCCCCATTTCCCCACAACGAAACCTCTAAAACACAGGCAGAGAGCTGGAGCACTCGAATGCCATCGAAACTCACACCCTTGTTGTCAGAAGCGTATACACTACATTTCAGGAAACCAGCTAAACCGGACAGTGATGTCGTTTCAGACGGTTAATAAATCTCACAGATGCAGAGTTAACTGGAATGCGGTTAATGTACTTTCATCACTTTCAAAGGTTGTCAGCCTTATCAGATTGCTGTGGTGTGGGGGAGGACTTGCCAAGGAATCAAGACCCAAGGACTCctattttacagtttttccTAATTAGTCTCAGTCATAAGAGAATTAGATTTCACAAACTCAAATAATCTAAATCCACCTAAGTCAGAGGCAGAAAACGACAAGAAACCAAACATTATATATTCAAGACTTTCTACCTAACTGGGCTGACATGACTCATATGTTTCTTCTAACCAGGCTTCTTACTCATTTCAAGATCTGGTGTAGACTTTGGTGTAAAACAATATTCAGTTACTAAATTAATCATTTCTCCTGGTCTAGGAAACATGGAGTGGGAGCACACGACGTGCAGCGATTGACTACCCTCAGGGTACGCATTTTAAAGCTATGACTCAAAACGGATGCCAAAGCAAAAGAGGGGATGTTCaatcttgttttatttataagttGGCAtcaaatacatgttaaatagtATTCTTAAAACAAATAAGTTTTAAAATAGGTGAAGGAGAGATGCTTCATTCTCAAATCAAGATTACGGTGAGAGACGGGCATGTGATTTCTGCCTAAGGCCCACACACCCGTCTGCAATGCACTATTTGCCTCTGCTTTTGCTCAAGGCTGCTGTCTAATTCCAGACAGTTACTGGAAATGTGTTATCTGATGTTGGAAAGCCTACAGCGCGCTCTAGTGGTAAAAAACACATACGTATTCGTTAATCGTCACATCCTTAAGAACACTACTCCGGGCCAtgataaaaaataagaacataacacAAAGAGATCATCTTCACTTCCATTATTTCCAGAAATACACATCTGTAGGTGCTTCAGTGACTAAGAAATAACTCTCCACTCCCTCCAACTTGAAATTTCATGCTCTTGGAAATAAACCCATATATACACACCCAAGATGCATCTTCCAAATATTGAGCATGCTTATCTTTTCATGACATGATGTTTCCCTGAATACAttctcttttgaaaaactgtttGAGTGAATCACCAGGATAAATCTAAACCATCACAAAAAGCAGCTTGTTGAGGAGGGGGGGAAAACTGAATATAAACCAAATTTAGAAAATTATATGCATATGTTAGTGTTTAGAGAACAAGCAGACAAGGACTTTGTTATGAACATCTGTGGCTGAGTGGGGTTGTAAAAGACTGACTATTAAGCTATTAAATCTGGTCTCCGAGAAGTATTGATGCGTTGAATAACAAATTCTTCAAACTTAATTTGCCTAAAAGCTTGTGTGGCATACAGGGATGCAatgcataaaaaacaaaacaaaaaacagttttaCTTTGTTCATATGCCTCTGCAGGAtacagaagcttgatttagtAATTATATTTCTTACATTTTCAGAGAAACCATTATATTCCAGAATAGGTTCATGCTTTTTGGCTCTCAGATTTGCATTGAAATTGTTTTGGTCATCCTGCCATCAACTGTAATTTTCCTCAAAAGGTTTAACACACTCATTTTCTGATGAAACTGACAGCTAAAATAAGCTTAATGTTGTGGCATAAAAGCAGATACTCATTTGGCATATCCACATAAATATGGCTTAATTGAGAATCTGATAATTTAGTCTGAAATCTTAAACAGATATATGGGAGCAGCTTCCAGTTTCCTTACCTGGTGCAGTTTTCAGCCCCGTCACATTAAACTTGTAAATGTTCTCATCGGTACAGTTTGCAAACAAGCTGGAGCCAGTAGAATCCAAGGTGAGTCCAGAGTAGCCTACAGGAAAGCATTTAATGTTAGATTTACAACAAAATGGAGAACTGTATGTAGAGCAAACATTCATGTCAAGTTCCAAGAAAACATCAGTTTTAGGTACACACCCAGTTTACGTATGCTGTTTCCAGGGTACGGGTAAGCTTGCAAAGGAACTGGATCCTGATTATGAGCAGTATAGTTCTTCCTCAAGTCCCACATCTTGATAACACTGAGAAGGAATCAATTATGACTGTCAGTAAAGCATCCAATAGAAAACAATCAGGAATAGCACAGAAACTAAAATGAAGCTTGTGGTTTATGAAACATGCTCAATGGCATCGGCATTTACTGTAACCTTATATTCAAAGGTCTCTAATGACTAAACTGAATTCCATGAAGGATCTCTTCTTATGCCAGGTAATGTTGCTACAGAGACCTGTGCCACAGCCCGGACATATTCCACCAACTGCAAACTCTTACCCATCGACGGCTCCTGAAGAGATGAGTGTGTTCTCATCCCGAAACAGCACCACTGTGACACTCTGCTGGGAATCCTGGGAAAAGAATCGACAGTTAGAGCAGTTTTGACCCATGACTGCTCAGTTACTGTGGATAATTTAGTGTAAGTCTTTGATGATCCATTCATGACTTGAATGCAAATTTATAGTTTCCTTCTTGTTTACGTCAGACAGTGCACAAGCATATGACAAAAAAATAGCGCCAACAGCTATTCCTTAGAAATTCAGGAAAGCATTGTTACAACACACAGGCATTTCTGTATGACAAGACCCAAGGTGTGAAAGCACACTGACCACAGTTGGTGCAATTCCTCTGCTAGACTGGCGTTTCTTCTTCAGCTTGGAGGGAGTCTGCCTGTCGGGTTTGTTGTGAGCACCGCAGATTTGCTTCACTTGCCTGTAAAATCCATCTAGAAACaaattatacataaaaaaaaaagttaaaggtTTTTGCCAGGTTAGTTTTGCAGTGCAAGGCCTCCTAATGTAGACCCCTGTCCAACAAGACATTCCTGGGAAAACACACTAAAGAATAAAGCAGGAACAAATTTCAGAATGCAAATACTGTGGGTATATTAGAATAGAAACACTCAGGCATACACACTTATCTTTAGCAACAGATATAATATAATCCTTCACTCACCTTTCTTACTGCACCTCGTATCCCAAACCATAATGTTCCCATCTCTACCTCCAGTACAGAAAACCgctgcaaacaaaacaacagaattAAAACCTGAAATGATATCAAAACTTTACTCCTGCTCctcacaaaataacaaaaaactcTGGATTATAACATGTGCTTGAGTCAAGGGCTTTAACCTTCTCCCTAGCTACAACTGTGCCTTGTCAAGGATATTTATAGTGAATTTTCTAAATGCATTGCTTTGCCTTAAATACAATTGTGCAAGGCTTACCTTTCTCCTGCTTTGCAAAAGCCACTGATTTAAGGCTGCACTGGTGGCCTTTGAAGGTGCCCATAAGTTGCCCAGTCTTCACATCCCACAGTTTTGCCATCTGATCCCCAGATGCTGTAACCTGTGGAGCAACAAAGGTCATAACTGAATTACTGAACTAATGTTTATGAAGGACCAGCACCTGCAAAGAGATACGTCTTATTGATTCAAAGAGAGTGGGCTCAGAACTCCATTAATCCTTAAAAGCAAAGTTCACAGAATTCACAGCAATGAGAAAACACTATTTTGGAGATTCTTTCTTGGGTTGATAAAACAGGGATTGGATGCAAGAGCTAGCATGTTACTGGTCAAACAATGCACCTCATTGCAGCAAGAAGTTGCAGCTTCTTCAGATAAAAGGTTAATTTAtggtaagaaaacaaacaggcaCTTACCAGGCAATGTTCCCCAGGGACCCAGGCAATATCAAAGACTGCATTAGCATGAGCCATCCACTCTAAGGCAAATGAGAAGTTtcgattttaaataataattccaAACGGCTTTGTTATACATCGATACAAAGAAAAACTGTTTTCATTCAGTAGAGAATGAAAATGTCTGACTTATGCAAGTTCTCCTTCCACAGGACAGATCCTGTTCTTATTTAGTGTCCATAGAATAAGGGCAGTTCGTAATCCACTGAGAGTTTGTCAGGTAGAGCAAAAACAAGAGAGAAAGTGTAAGGGCTGCTGTTTTAATGACCACACTGCTATGCACCCTCCGTGAGGGAGAATGATACCTTTCAGAATAGGACTGCTGCGGGACTCTGTGTTGTACAGCCGGACGATTCCCTCTTCATTGGCCACAGCCAGGACTTGCTGCAGCCCTTGAGCTAGTGGAGAGAAACACAGTGTTAGGACATTGACGTCTGACAGTACACTGGCCACCAAGAATGCAAGTACAAAACAGGAACAGGAACCATTGTTATGGGCCTATAAGCCATTAGCAGTGAGAAATGGACAGCTATTGCCATAGAAAGTAACAGATTAAATTGGTTAAGATAATACACTGCAAATGAGCTTTTGTTGTAATGGTAATCATCATATTTTGAGATTCAGCGTTGCTTTCTCTTTTCTACATTTTCAGCAAAGTCAGCTATGCATCAGttatcatttttaataataattcaaaatcatattttatGGAGGGGTTGGTGGGTATTTTTACCTGAGGAAAAAGTGCATCCAAATGGAGGAACTGCAATCCCCATGTCGCCATAAGAGATGTGCTCATCTTGTCGGGCACACTGGAAACAGTCGATCAGAGAGGACAGAGGGTACCTGCTCCCCAAGCCTAGGCGAAAACGATGCATTTAATATACTTCTGAGATACAAGGACAGTATTCAAACTACTGACACTGACAGACAccctcccccaacacacacacgtccCGCCACTGCATTCCAGTTCTTCATGCATGCTTGCAGGGGAGGCTGAGCGACTCTCTTTCCATAGATTTCAACACACTGATAACATGGCTGAAATCGTTATGAATGTATGAAGTTGATTATATAGATACACTTATTGATTTATAATTGATTTAAGTGGTCTCATTCAGCAACAAAAGTTTACAATCGGTTATCAGAAGTCCCCCAGTTAACGATAACGTGCACATCCTGCCCCATCCCCCTCCAGCTGCCATTTCTATAGTCTACACACAACAGGGCATTCATagatcaaataaaatcaaataaaaccagATAATCATTTCGATCCAGCGTGTTAGTAATACGAATGAGAAAGAAATGTTCAGGTTGataaataaaaggctgatcttTGAAAATACGAAACATTTAAGGCTATTTTTAAGATTATTCGATTTATTAAAGTAagcacacttttatttttacttgatCGTAATAGAGGAAGAAAAAAGGCATCTTCACTCCATCTCTCTAAGACCATTACATTAAAGAGATTTCATAGCTAATTATTGTGTGAAAACACACTTTTAGACCACGATCAAGACCTCCCAGTAGTTGTCAATTCATTTTAGCGCCAGAAGTGTAACTAGCTACCTATTGTATTTTAGGTCAATTTCGACTTACCGATATGCTTCCAGTTGACCACTCCTCTATCAACGATGGAgcgaaaaagcatttttaagaatgtttcttcaattaaaaagtaaatcgCACTTAAAAAGCACAAGTAGTGTTCCTGATCTCCCACAAAAAAGCTCTGATCTTAATTCCCGCGAACTACCAACTGAGAGGATAATACAAACTACCCGCTAAAGTGACGTAACGTTCACTGATTGGTCAAACTAACAAAAACGCGATCAGACTCCTCCTACTTAACATGGCCTCTGGTTGACGTCACTTCCTGCCGCTGTGCATTGCTGGGAAATGCCGTAGCTGGCTTACCATTTCCTCTGTCtggcaaatgtgtttttttgtgtgaattaaaaaaaactttatttgaCAGATCCCAGAGCTACTTCTTGAACCTTCAGGGTTCAGACAAGACACCATGTCCTTATCTACAGCTCGATCGTTCCTCTCTGAAGCCGGCTATGGGGAGCAAGAACTGGATGCCAATTCTGCTCTAATGGAGCTGGACAAAGGTAGCATTTTTGTGTGgagttatataatgttttagttTGGTTGTTCTTGATGGAGTACTGCTGTCTGTAGATGCCAATGTATAGCAGCCCATATGCTGTCAGTGACAGATGAGAGTACGTTAAGTAACACATCGATTGGCTGCATGTATGGTGTCTATGGACTTCAAACTTAAACTCTGCAGAATAGCTTGTACCCTTTCCTCGTCTCTTTTGTAAATATCTCTATACATTCCAGCTATAGCATTGCTCACAGTACTGCACATGAATTCAACCAGGTCATGCTTTCAATGCATCAGTGTTGATGGGTTGAAATACGTCATCACCAAAAAGTTACTTGCGGAGAACAAAAAAACGTGACATTACAGATGCGTCTGTCTTGCATTTAATAATGTCTTCATCCCCAAAGGGCTGCGGTCCGGGAAGCTGGGAGAGCAGTGCGAAGCTGTGGTGCTGTTTCCCAAGCTGTTCCAGAAGTACCCCTTCCCCATCCTGATCAACTCTGCTTTTCTCAAGCTGGCAGACATTTTCAGACTGGGGTAGGTGtttgaaacaaaataatcacaataatagtCAAACCCTTTATAAAAGTGCTTGTCTTATGTTAATTTTCCCATTTCCCAGGGTTTTGACTCACTTTTAAAACACCACATAGAAgtctgtcatttattttatgatCAGTTTCTATTACATATGTTTTTtcattaattacaaaataaacttGATTTATACAATACCTAAAAAAGCTTtaactttgttttaacaaacaatcaaatatgaccgacatttccttttttttctcacaGAAACAATTTTCTGCGGCTCTGTGTGCTGAAGGTGACTCAGCAGAGTGAGAAGCACCTGGAGAAAATCCTCAATGTGGATGAGTTTGTCAAGAGGATTTTCTCCGTCATTCACAGTAATGATCCGGTGGCCAGAGCTATCACTCTCAGGTACGACCAGCTCTGAAGCAGAGTATTAAATCTGAAAAGCACTACTATTGACTTAAAATAGTTGAAAGATAGTGCTTTGTGACTACAGTATTACAAATTAACTTTTCATCTACATCACACTTAGAAGAGAGTCATGAAAGTCATTTTGTGCTCGTGTTTCATTGGTTGTGGATAAAACAGATTTAAGGTATTAGGGGATCTCTGTGTAATAAATGATGAGTATGATGTTTTCCTTGTAGATTAGTGATgatcatttcattatttataatgCTTAATTTCTTTTGTGGTGATTTttaatgcaataaatatattttttgtttgcaggATGCTGGGTAGCATGGCTTCCATTATTCCAGAGAGGAAAAATGCCCATCACAGTATCCGACAGAGCCTCGATTCGCATGATAATGTGGAAGTTGAAGCGGCTATTTTCGCTGCTGCTAGCTTCTCTGCTCAGTCAAAGTAAGAACCAAAGCTCTGAGTTGAGTTCTGTTGGTTGGCTGTATGCGTTGTTAATctcttcccttttgtatgttAACTATATGTTGTATCACATGTTACATCTTAAAAAGACTTGTTAAAGGTGATTGGAAGAACATATACACCATAAACATGACACTAGTTAAACTATTTTAGTGTCTTTGAAAGCAGTGTGATTACGAAAGTATAATTAGCCACCTGGACAAGCAATTTATAATCTTATacactttagttttttttaattattatttctctttttttaactACAGAGATTTTGCAGCAGGGATTTGTAACAAAATCGGTGAAATGATTCAAGGTAAGTTCTTTcaggcaaataaaaataagtccaccattttgtgttatttagaCAAATTCATAGTACATTTTTCTGAACAACTTGGAGCATAAGTCACACATTTAATCTTGAGAGACTTAACAACACCTAATTTATATAAACACCACACTGTGGTTTCATACTTTCATAACATACAGCTTATATCATGCTTTTTttagttaattatatatatatacacacacacattagctTTTGGCTTTATTTTATGATCAGTTTTAACTGCTCCGGTAGATCTGGTGCTGCCTGCCTCCCACTGTCTAGTAATGGGCTCGGACTTTGTTCCCAGGTCTGGACACACCAGTGGACATGAAGCTGAAGCTGATCCCCATGTTACAGCACATGCATCACGATGCCGGCCTGGCGTCCAGCAGCAGGCAGCTCCTGCAGCAGCTCGTCACCTCCTACCCCTCCACCCAGATGGTCATCGTCACCCTGCACACCTTCACTCAGCTGGCAGCCTCCTCCCTCATTGACATCCCCAAACAGGTCCTTCATTAAACTACACTAATGATGGGAAACCATTTACACTCcagtacagctctggaaaaaattgagaccacttaacattgatttctgaactcagtggtctcttaattatttccagagctgtatataggtGTACATTACTTTGGACACATTAACCTATTTTGTTTtgggttaaataaaaacatatgtatTTTGCTGAGACAGATATCTCACTATTGTAAGACAACAACAGCCAGACATTGCCACTGGATGTCATGAACAAATAATCCTGCTGCCTAAAGCTTATTTAACCTAATTTACTGTATTCTagaaacaattattattattttaagaagaGGAAGAAAGCTTCAATATTTAACCAAAGTGTCACATTTTCTTCTTGAATGGAAAAATCCATCacatgatttaaaatatttagtttagGCTTGCCTTAACCAACATTTATAATTAACTTAATTGCCAAATAAAAAGTGATGCTATTAACTGCTGAAGTTAAAATGTTAACATTTGTTGCACTAACAACCTCCTATTCCATTTGACTAGATACATGTACACAGAAACAAGCTGAGACAGTGAAAGAGAGCGGACTCTTCAAAATATCTGAACCACTATAGGTCTCCCTTGAGAACGACTCCACAAAGGAGCAGAAATAAATACTGAACTTCACGAGTCACACACAGGTTTTGTGGTTCATGGTGCTGAAACGGCTTCATTATTTGCTGCTCTTTTTCAACTTAGGAGAGAGGCTTGATGATGCAGCTGAAAGTGGAGCTAACAGCTTCCATCTGTCAACCTGATAATTAATGCCTCCCTCTGTCTGCTTCTCCTCTGCCAGATTCAGCTTTTACTGCATTATCTGAAGGAAGACCCCAGGAAAGCGGTGAAGAGACTATCCATTCAAGACCTGAAATTCCTTGCGAAAAAGGCACCTCACCTGTGGACAAGAGAAAACATTcaggtaaatgtctgtttgcAAGGTCCTCTGTTTGTGACGCGTGTAAAATCTTACCGATAAATACCTTATTATACAATTAAGATTTGTTTGGTGATTGAGTTAATCAACATCTATGGAATGAAAGGTGGGGAATGTGTGCTGACTGGGGTGTTACTGGCGTTTGTACACTGAATTAGTTTCACTAGACATGTTTAGAGTTCAAAGGTTAAAAATAACTGGTTAGAAATTCCACCCGAAACACTTTGTTTCATGAATGTTTAAATGAATGTCATTGGcatgtgttttttcttcctcctACTCTAGACCCTGTGTGAGTGCGCCCTGAGTACCCCTCATGACAGCCTGAAGCTCGGCATGCTGTCTGTGCTCTCCGCGCTCTCCGGAACCATCGCCATCAAACCGTACTTTAATGCGTCTGCAGGTATGGAGCACAAGCACATGGAAGTGGACCTCAGGATGGCTTGTGGGATTTATTAGAACATAACCTTTAAGTTAATTGACCCCTTTTGAATGATGTTGGGTGTCTTGAATGGGTTTCTGTGTACCTGTCAAAAGCATTCTCATTCACTTGTGTTCTTCTTGAGAGCACCATCTGACCCGAATACAGTCTGATGAGGTGGAATTGACACACAAGCTTTATGAGCTATTACCTCACGCCTGCCTTGGCTGCTGTTGATCAAGGACCGACTTTTAGCAGTGTGCAGCAGTggggagtagtggttagggctctgtaCCAAGCTTAGTCTGTGATTTTGCCATTTGTCAGCGCTTTCATTCCAGGTGCTATTCTGCAAGCTCATCAAAGAGTTAGAACTAGTGCATCCAGGGAGTTGAGGAGGAAAATCTGCTGGAGTCATGTTCTCTAGCTTATAATAACAGCATCTGATGATTTTGTTCAGTGGATTAAAATATGACCCTGATGGATTTAAGGAAATTCCCACTTAGATGCAGCTGGAATTAGGTTTTGTGTGGAAAAGCACAGATCAGCTAGACTGAATGCAACAACCTGTAGAAGAGGGGTCTGTGTTTGCCGAACTTGTCAATCGCCATGTGTTTCCCCTCTGGCAGGGAGCGGGACGCCTCCTTCAGGGCCCACTGACTTGGTGAGGTTGGCACAGGAGTGCTGTTACCATAGCAATCTGGCGGTAGCAGCTCATGGGGTCAGCGTTCTGTCCAACATCGCCATATCCTGTCTGGAGAAAGGTAGGCGCCGATACAGCCCCCTCTGCTTCACCTTACCCGTTCACTCAGAAATGAGGAAGAGAGGCCAAGACTCAAACAAACCTTATGCTTATCTTTGGTTCCTACTCGCTGGCTCCACTGTGAACAGAGTGTGATTTTATAAATGTGCTTCAAAGTCTTGTCTTCAAAATTctgaaagcaaattaaaaaaaaaaaaaaaaaaaaagcagcctTGTCTTGTATGTGAAGATCAGATTGTGAGCTCAAGCGAAGGCTGTGAATAACCAGTGTGGTCCTCCTGCACTGCAGACCTGTTGCAAGTGGAGCAAGATGCTGTGCTGGGCCTGGAGTCCCTGCTTGTCCTGTGCAGCCAAGATGACAGCCGCACGGCTCAGGCTACATTAAAGGTAAACCTAGGAGGACTCTTAATGTAACGCTTGGCATTTAACACCATCTTTATATTGCCCCATTTCCACGGCCCTGGatgcttaaacgggtgtttccactggctaagcgtccggacgcgtctgtgttttgtggacggttaacaaTCTGGTGCTATACGTGTCCATAAGCGTCCGTCCCCAatgaggacatgattcactttcagCAGCAGAGGTGTgcgcttgacttgtagacagacagggaagagatccgatacattgtgtcggaagatataatctcaagtacCTTGTGTGATCaggaagaaattacagttttagtaGCAgcgtggagtgaaatccacgtacagaaacaatgactgcttacagttaatatccgagtgcattaaaaacttggatttcacaggaccggtgcagtgccctgactagttgcaaataaactgaaggataataataatcggatcggtagcagccgatgttattaatattttatgaacagttggacgtgtttcaggctgtgttgtgtgaatggtgtgcaggacaatccgcagagacaaatcagtatgaaggcgaacacgattcagttaacgtg from Amia ocellicauda isolate fAmiCal2 chromosome 1, fAmiCal2.hap1, whole genome shotgun sequence includes the following:
- the dtl gene encoding denticleless protein homolog, which translates into the protein MLFRSIVDRGVVNWKHIGLGSRYPLSSLIDCFQCARQDEHISYGDMGIAVPPFGCTFSSAQGLQQVLAVANEEGIVRLYNTESRSSPILKEWMAHANAVFDIAWVPGEHCLVTASGDQMAKLWDVKTGQLMGTFKGHQCSLKSVAFAKQEKAVFCTGGRDGNIMVWDTRCSKKDGFYRQVKQICGAHNKPDRQTPSKLKKKRQSSRGIAPTVDSQQSVTVVLFRDENTLISSGAVDGVIKMWDLRKNYTAHNQDPVPLQAYPYPGNSIRKLGYSGLTLDSTGSSLFANCTDENIYKFNVTGLKTAPVSIFNGHLNSSFYITSSVSPDDQFLVSGSSDHNAYIWKISDPKRPPIMLQGHCQEVTSIAWCPTDFTKIASCSDDNTVRIWRLNRGAEGEKSSLGASNVVGRACPKLSSHTKLPEPMSPSESTPAKMSRVQCLGALSSPQAAACAPAGADLPLPSSTPSFSLQTPPSKKRCSVTPRRTASSPSIRQWMTRSPNSPSPSTRAQGTPTPRKVLSPSGQSPALASERRVKRRLESSSEGVQGCPGDCDCVTELYPAAKRRPGLGGVCCPAKDTDERCGEEAETCCLSGEQNPTSLKHPDKENSSPQPADWLSAMGQTLKGERGSPSSFRSPSSTKRQEGRTSASPAPSTPQSMKKISSYFQKRTPE